TCAGCGGTTCCATTTCCGGTGAGCAAGGAATGGCTTCAAACTCGCGGATAGTAGCGATGTAAGAACCATTGGTTACGTAACGGATAGCGGCTACGGTCTGCAACTGGGTAGTTCCTTCGTAGATGCTGGTGATGCGTGCGTCGCGATAGATGCGTTGGCAAGCATATTCCATCATGAAACCTGAACCACCGTGAATCTGAATACAGTCGTAAGCGTTTTGGTTCGCATATTCAGAGTTCATACCTTTAGCCAGCGGAGTAAAGCTGTCTGCTAATTTAGCATATTTCTTCTGTTCCTGGCGTTCTTCCGGAGTCAGTTTACGTTCGCGGGCAATGTCGTCCAATGCTTTGTAGATGTCTACGTAGCGAGATGTTTGATACAGTAAAGCACGTCCGGCATCCAGTTTGCCTTTCATGATAGCCAGCATGTCATATACAGCCGGGAATTCGATAATTGCTTTTCCGAACTGCTTACGGTCTTTAGCGTATGCCAAACCTTCATTGTAAGCTGCCTGGCTCAATCCTACAGATTGTGCGGCAATACCCAGACGGGCACCGTTCATCAGAGCCATTACGTATTTAATCAAACCGAGTTTGCGCTCACCGCAAAGTTCAGCTTTTGCATTCTTATATACCAATTCGCAGGTAGGAGAACCGTGGATACCGAGTTTGTTTTCGATACGACGTACGTTCACGCCACCCTGACGCTTGTCATAGATGAACATAGACAAACCACGGCCGTCTCTCGTTCCTTCTTCCGAACGTGCCAGTACGAGGTGAATATCCGCGTCACCATTTGTGATGAAACGTTTCACACCGTTCAGCAACCAGCATCCGTCTTTTTCGCTGTAAGTAGCTTTCAGCATAACAGATTGAAGGTCGGAACCAGCATCCGGTTCTGTCAAGTCCATTGACATGGTTTCACCTTGGCAGATACGTGGGATAAAGCGGCTGTGTTGGTCGGAGTTACCAAACTCATAAAGAGTTTCGATACAGTCTTGCAATGACCAAATGTTTCCGAATCCTGCGTCGGCAGCAGCCACGATTTCTGCACACATGGTGTACGGAGTGATCGGGAAGTTCAGACCGCCGAACTTACGTGGCATGGTCATACCGTTCAAGCCGGCTTTTACCATTGCGTCCAAGTTCTGTTTGGTTCCTGATGCATATTCTACGCGGCCATTGGCACAGTGAGGACCTTCTTCGTCTACACCTTCTGCGTTAGGGGCAATGATTTCTCCTGTGATTTCTCCGGTAATCTCCAACACTTTGTCATAAGAGTCTACAGCATCTTCGAAGTCCAGCGGAGCATAATCGAATTCATCTTTATCTCTGTAATTGCGTTCTTTGAGTTCGCAAATACGTTTCATCATCGGATTGTTCAAGTGAAACTTGAGTTCCGGTATGTCTGTATAATAATTAGCCATCTTTCCTTACTTGCTATTTTGTTTATAATACTTAATCATCTTCGGCACAACTTCTTCGATAGTTCCGTTGATTACGTAATCGGCAATCGTGTTGATCGGAGCATCCGGGTCGTTGTTGATGGAGATGATGATACCACTTTCCTGCATACCGGCAATATGCTGAATTTGTCCGGAGATACCGCAAGCGATGTAGAGTTTCGGACGAACCGTAACACCTGTCTGACCGATCTGGCGGTCGTGATCTGCGAAACCTGCGTCAACAGCAGCACGGCTGGCGCCTACTTCTGCGTGAAGTTCTTTAGCGAGGTCGAACAACAGGTCGAAGTTCTCTTTCGAACCTACACCGTAACCACCGGCTACGATGATCGGAGAACCTTTCAGGTTGTTCTTTGCCTTTTCTACGTGGCGTTCGATTACTTTCACTACATAGTCCGTATCGGCTACGTATTTTTTCACATCGTGACGGATCACTTCTCCTTGATAAGTAGGAGAGAGGATTTCTTT
This portion of the Bacteroides acidifaciens genome encodes:
- a CDS encoding acyl-CoA dehydrogenase family protein, producing MANYYTDIPELKFHLNNPMMKRICELKERNYRDKDEFDYAPLDFEDAVDSYDKVLEITGEITGEIIAPNAEGVDEEGPHCANGRVEYASGTKQNLDAMVKAGLNGMTMPRKFGGLNFPITPYTMCAEIVAAADAGFGNIWSLQDCIETLYEFGNSDQHSRFIPRICQGETMSMDLTEPDAGSDLQSVMLKATYSEKDGCWLLNGVKRFITNGDADIHLVLARSEEGTRDGRGLSMFIYDKRQGGVNVRRIENKLGIHGSPTCELVYKNAKAELCGERKLGLIKYVMALMNGARLGIAAQSVGLSQAAYNEGLAYAKDRKQFGKAIIEFPAVYDMLAIMKGKLDAGRALLYQTSRYVDIYKALDDIARERKLTPEERQEQKKYAKLADSFTPLAKGMNSEYANQNAYDCIQIHGGSGFMMEYACQRIYRDARITSIYEGTTQLQTVAAIRYVTNGSYIATIREFEAIPCSPEMEPLMSRLKKMADKFEASTNAVKEVQDQELLDFTARKLVEMAADIIMCHLLIQDASKASELFSKSAHVYLNYAEAEVEKHSNFIKNFDKEDLAFYKK